The Juglans microcarpa x Juglans regia isolate MS1-56 chromosome 2S, Jm3101_v1.0, whole genome shotgun sequence genome has a window encoding:
- the LOC121253085 gene encoding LOW QUALITY PROTEIN: mechanosensitive ion channel protein 10-like (The sequence of the model RefSeq protein was modified relative to this genomic sequence to represent the inferred CDS: deleted 2 bases in 1 codon), whose product MEGGKGVAEKKGSNEVVVKILGSEEAFVANKESRDSHGPAIVESSSYSLSNNSQLGSSPKWVRDSNLELTGLEELETRVQMSAFESSSSPSPSPNLNKPPKIPSEALTQRKLLARSAFSKPKSRLVEPAYARDTNLAARKADASSSNRNSPNVVSPIHKVSVTTPRDNLKSSPVTPKTPLIGSPGAKEEDDEEVYKSANLKVGEINGKKLKMMVLVEWVAFVCIMGFLIASLTVHRLQNSALWGLELWKWGVLFLVVFCGGLFTGWLINVLVFLIEKNFLFKKKVLYFVYGLKRNVQVFIWLSLVLLAWVLLFRGVKRSKETSRALNYITRALAACLIGVAIWLVKNLLVKLLAISFQSTRFFDRIQESIFHQYVLRTLSGPPLMEMAERVGGSSSAGHLSFRNLKKEKDEGKEGGEEVIDVEKLKKMKQDKVSAWTMKGLINVIRSSGLSTISNTLESLDDDESEQKDEEITSEWEAKAAAYRIFNNVAKHGSKYIDEEDLLRFMKKEEVDNVLPLIQGAAETGKIKRKDLKNWLMNVYKERKSLAHSLNDTKTAIDELNKLVSVVVVVVTLIVWLLLMGFLTTQVLLLISSQLLLVAFMFGNSAKTVFEAIIFVFVMHPFDVGDRCVVDGVQMVVEEMNILTTVFLRYDNEKIFYPNPVLATKPISNFYRSPEMSDSVEFAIDVSTSVQVIGALKERIKAYLESKPQLWRPGHNLVVKEIEELNKMKMALYITHTINFQNYGDRNSRRSELVLELKKIFEDLGIKYHLLPQEVHLRHVGSVAPVFQPVR is encoded by the exons ATGGAAGGTGGAAAAGGCGTTGCAGAGAAGAAAGGATCAAACGAAGTCGTAGTGAAGATTCTGGGTAGCGAAGAAGCTTTTGTCGCAAACAAAGAAAGCAGAGATTCCCATGGCCCTGCAATTGTCGAAAGCAGTTCTTACTCTCTTTCAAATAATTCACAACTCGGGTCTTCGCCGAAGTGGGTTAGAGATTCAAATCTTGAGCTAACAGGGCTCGAAGAACTCGAAACCAGAGTTCAGATGTCCGCATTTGAAAGTTCGTCTTCTCCTAGCCCAAGTCCGAATCTCAATAAGCCTCCAAAGATCCCATCGGAGGCCTTGACTCAAAGGAAATTGCTCGCGCGGTCGGCGTTCTCCAAGCCCAAGTCGAGATTGGTGGAACCAGCGTATGCTAGAGATACCAATTTGGCTGCGAGGAAGGCGGATGCAAGTTCTTCCAATCGGAACTCGCCGAATGTCGTGTCCCCAATTCATAAAGTCAGTGTTACTACTCCACGGGATAACCTGAAATCATCACCAGTCACACCCAAAACTCCGTTGATCGGATCGCCAGGAGCGAAggaggaagatgatgaggaagtGTACAAGTCGGCCAATCTGAAAGTGGGCGAAATAAACGGTAAGAAGCTGAAAATGATGGTTTTGGTTGAGTGGGTTGCATTTGTGTGCATCATGGGGTTTTTGATTGCTAGCTTAACTGTTCATAGATTGCAAAACAGTGCTCTTTGGGGTCTGGAACTGTGGAAATGGGGTGTGCTGTTCTTGGTAGTCTTCTGTGGTGGATTGTTCACTGGATGGCTCATTAATGTTTTGGTCTTTTTGATTGAAAAGAACTTCTTGTTTAAAAAGAaggttttgtattttgtttacgGATTGAAGAGGAATGTTCAGGTTTTTATTTGGTTGAGTTTGGTTCTACTTGCATGGGTTTTGCTGTTCAGGGGAGTAAAGAGATCCAAAGAAACTTCTCGGGCTCTGAATTATATTACTAGGGCTCTTGCTGCTTGCCTTATTGGTGTAGCTATATGGCTTGTGAAGAATCTGTTGGTGAAGTTACTGGCTATTTCTTTCCAAAGCACAAGATTCTTTGACCGGATTCAAGAATCGATATTTCATCAATATGTTCTTAGGACCCTTTCGGGGCCTCCGTTGATGGAGATGGCAGAAAGAGTTGGGGGCTCATCAAGCGCCGGGCATTTGAGTTTCCGgaatttgaagaaagaaaaagatgaggGAAAAGAAGGGGGA GAAGAGGTGATTGAtgtagaaaaactaaaaaaaatgaagcaagATAAAGTTTCTGCTTGGACTATGAAAGGGTTGATTAATGTCATACGCAGTTCTGGATTGTCTACCATCTCAAACACACTTGAAAGtcttgatgatgatgagagTGAGCAGAAGGATGAGGAAATTACAAGCGAGTGGGAAGCAAAGGCTGCTGCTTATCGGATTTTCAATAATGTGGCAAAGCATGGAAGCAA GTACATTGATGAGGAGGACCTCTTGCGATTCATGAAAAAGGAGGAGGTGGATAATGTGCTTCCACTCATCCAAGGAGCAGCTGAAACTGgaaagatcaaaagaaaagatttaaaGAACTGGTTG ATGAATGTTTACAAAGAGCGCAAATCATTGGCACATTCCTTGAATGACACTAAAACTGCCATAGATGAGCTGAACAAACTTGTTTCAGTGGTTGTGGTTGTTGTGACCCTTATTGTATGGTTACTTTTGATGGGATTTTTAACAACGCAAGTACTTCtcctcatttcatctcaacttctaCTTGTCGCGTTTATGTTTGGTAACTCTGCCAAGACTGTGTTTGAAGCCATCATATTTGTATTTGTTATGCACCCCTTTGATGTAGGGGACCGTTGTGTTGTTGATGGAGTACAG ATGGTCGTTGAAGAGATGAACATTTTGACGACAGTCTTCTTGAGATATGACAATGAGAAAATATTCTATCCAAATCCAGTTCTGGCTACCAAACCCATCAGCAACTTTTACAGGAGCCCAGAAATGAGTGATTCTGTTGAATTTGCTATTGATGTTTCTACTTCAGTTCAGGTTATTGGAGCcctaaaagaaagaataaaagc gtaCTTGGAGAGCAAGCCTCAACTCTGGCGTCCTGGCCACAATCTGGTGGTTAAGGAGATTGAGGAGTTAAACAAGATGAAAATGGCTCTCTACATTACACACACCATAAACTTTCAGAACTATGGCGATAGGAACAGCCGGAGATCCGAACTTGTCTTAGAGctgaagaaaatttttgaagaCCTTGGTATTAAATATCATTTGCTGCCTCAAGAAGTACATCTCAGACATGTTGGATCGGTGGCCCCAGTATTTCAACCTGTGCGGTGA